One window of the Zygotorulaspora mrakii chromosome 6, complete sequence genome contains the following:
- the PEP5 gene encoding tethering complex subunit PEP5 (similar to Saccharomyces cerevisiae PEP5 (YMR231W); ancestral locus Anc_8.761) — MSVSSWKQFQFYESTPIRDPLLGSDTPLYADPTLSAAAPIASSRLALAIRSNVLRVVNLSKTEIEHEFVAFEQGFQITYLKVIGNNFLVAVGEQIGKPALIRIFKLEKLPNNESSYHAQVEVKNGNNTYPISVMSVNKDLSCIAIGFVNGRILLIRGDLSRDRGSRQRLIYEDSGREPITALFLNKEATNCFAATTSSILLFNTTGRNSGQPDIILNSQQGIDLNCSCYSDFTGEYICSLKDCMHFYNEMGESHSLLFDLSNVKKLYSVDPDHILLVVEAEQAQSSVLAVEEFTHSKANRVIIIDTKNKIISLNILISHAIIDIFSVVETNNTRATYLLTSEVLICKITEKPPQEQLDIVLQKEMFPFALDLAAQTSLSAFKVQEIHKQYGDWFYKKGQKSEAVNEYIQCLDVVETSEIISKFGVNETPDPDGLKNLSDYLWSLVKSGISNSDHITLLLIALIKLRAEDEIIYFMNHYSRSGHYSKEPITKDVDDESYFYSDGSLFDLELVVRLLQESNFEKLASNIASKYAKDATIIVEILLQSLNDPHSALKYIKSLSIDETLRVLVAFSKKLLEALPNDTNLLLIEVFTGKYKQKSYNLKPKQSETQSHSHEFLDDAKKVFYSYKTFLNYINDTMINTAFEQDSLTDNASPTYHPPKPSLIFTSFLSKPFEFVVFLEACLESYQQYEGSKEDKQEILTTLYDLYLSLANDDVQERQKDWKSRAKKVLKESNSLVMTNEAATTRSGVPSKPVDNSLMMLISHMNEMGIYSVATSTENENSSSTLDSGNRANLVNTFRSLTFTDQTAECLQFLEKYEEQEPQLYRVALTYFVSSRRLLKAIGGEQVLKEKILNKILEKNLMPILDILQVLGSTNVVTYGLIKDMLISHVKEEEEEITKSEKLIKSYELELQTKKEKLKKLLNFDEPTQIKVKNSKCLVCNTSVELPLIYFKCGHIYHVRCLNEEDKLENGERLFKCPKCVVEVEMSERLFHAQKAVGSKADLLQMALNDEDDSSNRFKVVTEFIGRGGLEYSHITLEK; from the coding sequence ATGTCTGTCTCGTCGTGGAAGCAATTTCAGTTTTATGAAAGCACACCCATAAGAGACCCACTATTAGGCTCTGATACGCCGCTATATGCTGACCCAACACTCTCAGCGGCTGCACCCATAGCATCATCAAGATTGGCACTTGCAATACGTTCAAATGTTTTAAGAGTGGTTAACTTAAGCAAAACCGAAATAGAACATGAGTTTGTTGCATTCGAGCAAGGTTTTCAAATTACATATTTAAAGGTGATAGGGAATAATTTCTTGGTAGCCGTTGGCGAACAAATTGGTAAACCAGCATTGAttagaattttcaaattggaGAAACTTCCGAATAACGAATCTTCCTACCATGCTCAagttgaagtgaaaaatggcAATAATACCTACCCTATATCTGTAATGAGCGTCAATAAAGATTTATCATGCATCGCAATTGGTTTTGTGAATGGTAGAATACTACTCATTAGAGGCGACCTTTCCAGAGATCGAGGCTCGCGGCAGAGGTTGATTTACGAGGATTCAGGAAGAGAGCCTATTACTGCACTGTTCTTGAACAAAGAGGCAACAAATTGTTTTGCCGCCACCACAAGctcaattcttttattcAATACAACAGGGCGTAATAGCGGACAGCCAGATATAATTTTGAACTCCCAACAGGGAATCGATCTGAATTGTAGCTGCTATAGTGATTTCACTGGAGAGTACATATGCAGTTTGAAAGATTGCATGCATTTCTATAATGAAATGGGAGAGAGTCATTCATTACTGTTTGATCTCTCAAATGTGAAGAAACTATATTCTGTTGATCCGGATCACATTCTCCTGGTAGTTGAAGCAGAGCAGGCGCAATCATCAGTACTTGCAGTCGAAGAATTTACCCATTCAAAAGCAAATCGAGTAATAATTATCGATAcgaaaaataaaatcatATCTCTAAACATACTGATATCACACGCcattattgatattttttcgGTTGTTGAAACGAATAATACAAGGGCAACATATTTACTCACATCTGAAGTTCTTATCTGTAAGATTACGGAGAAACCCCCTCAAGAACAGTTGGATATCgttcttcaaaaggaaatgtTCCCTTTCGCCCTAGACCTGGCAGCTCAAACTTCGCTAAGTGCATTCAAAGTACAGGAGATCCATAAGCAGTATGGTGATTGGTTTTATAAAAAGGGCCAGAAGAGTGAAGCAGTGAATGAATATATTCAGTGTTTAGATGTCGTTGAAACAAGtgaaataatttcaaaatttggagtAAATGAAACTCCTGACCCCGATGgactgaaaaatttgtcagATTATTTGTGGTCGCTCGTAAAGAGTGGTATCTCTAATTCAGACCACATAACCTTACTACTCATTGCATTAATCAAGCTACGAgcagaagatgaaataatTTATTTCATGAATCATTATAGTAGATCAGGTCATTACTCAAAAGAACCAATTACCAAGGATGTAGATGATGAGTCCTATTTTTATTCTGACGGTTCTCTGTTTGATCTAGAACTGGTAGTTAGATTACTTCAAGAaagcaattttgaaaagttggCCTCTAATATAGCATCGAAATATGCTAAAGATGCAACAATTATAGTTGAAATTCTGCTACAATCCTTGAACGATCCACATTCTGCACTGAAATACATCAAAAGTCTATCcattgatgaaactttAAGAGTTTTAGtagcattttcaaaaaaactacTTGAAGCACTACCTAATGATACCAATTTATTGCTGATCGAAGTTTTCACAGGAAAATACAAACAGAAAAGCTATAATTTAAAACCAAAACAATCAGAAACACAATCTCATTCTCACGAATTTTTAGACGATGCAAAAAAGGTGTTTTACAGTTATAAAACATTTTTAAACTATATTAATGATACAATGATAAACACAGCTTTTGAGCAGGACAGCTTGACCGATAATGCCTCACCAACATACCATCCTCCTAAACCATCTCTCATATTTACCTCTTTTCTATCGAAACCATTTGAGTTTGTCGTCTTTTTGGAAGCATGCCTTGAGAGTTATCAGCAGTATGAAGGTTCCAAAGAAGACAAGCAAGAGATCTTGACTACGCTTTACGATCTCTATTTATCTTTGGCTAATGATGACGTTCAGGAACGTCAAAAAGACTGGAAATCAAGAGCCAAAAAGgttttgaaagaaagcAATTCTTTAGTAATGACTAATGAAGCGGCAACAACACGATCCGGTGTGCCCTCGAAACCTGTAGATAATTCTTTAATGATGTTAATCTCGCACATGAACGAAATGGGCATTTACTCAGTTGCAACGTCaacagaaaatgaaaattcaagCTCCACATTAGACAGTGGTAATAGAGCAAACCTTGTCAATACGTTCCGTTCATTGACTTTCACGGATCAAACAGCTGAGTGCTTACAATTTCTCGAAAAGTACGAAGAGCAGGAGCCTCAATTGTACAGGGTGGCTTTAACGTATTTCGTTTCCTCCCGTCGTCTATTGAAAGCAATTGGGGGAGAACAAGTActaaaggaaaaaattttgaataaaattttggagaaaaacCTAATGCCAATACTTGATATTCTTCAGGTACTTGGCTCGACAAATGTTGTTACGTATGGATTAATCAAGGACATGCTAATAAGTCATgttaaagaagaagaggaggagATAACaaagagtgaaaaattgatcaaGTCTTATGAATTAGAACtacaaacaaaaaaagaaaagctgAAGAAGCTTCTCAACTTTGATGAACCTACGCAAATAAAAGTCAAGAACTCTAAATGTCTTGTGTGTAACACTTCGGTTGAATTACCACTCATTTACTTCAAATGTGGGCACATATATCACGTAAGATGTCTCAACGAGGAAGACAAGTTGGAAAATGGAGAAAGACTTTTCAAGTGTCCTAAGTGTGTTGTTGAAGTCGAAATGTCCGAACGCTTATTTCATGCCCAAAAAGCTGTAGGATCGAAAGCAGATCTATTGCAAATGGCGTTGAATGACGAAGACGATAGCAGCAACAGATTTAAAGTTGTTACAGAATTTATTGGAAGAGGTGGACTGGAATATTCGCATATAACCctagaaaaataa
- the RPS10A gene encoding 40S ribosomal protein eS10 (similar to Saccharomyces cerevisiae RPS10B (YMR230W) and RPS10A (YOR293W); ancestral locus Anc_8.760): MPKEDRTKIHRYLFQEGVVVAKKDFNQPKHDEIDTKNLYVIKALQSLTSKGYVKTQFSWQYYYYTLTEQGVEYLREYLHLPEHIVPGTYMQDRSQNQAQRPQRRY; the protein is encoded by the exons ATGCCAAAGGAAGACAGAACTAAGATCCACAGATACTTGTTTCAAG AAGGTGTTGTTGTCGCCAAGAAGGATTTCAACCAACCAAAGCACGATGAAATTGACACCAAAAACTTGTACGTTATCAAGGCCTTGCAATCTTTGACTTCCAAGGGTTACGTCAAGACTCAATTCTCATGGCAATACTATTACTACACCTTGACCGAGCAAGGTGTAGAATACTTGAGAGAATACTTGCATTTGCCAGAACACATCGTTCCAGGTACTTACATGCAAGACAGGTCTCAAAATCAAGCTCAAAGACCACAAAGAAGATATTAA
- a CDS encoding uncharacterized protein (similar to Saccharomyces cerevisiae YOR292C; ancestral locus Anc_8.759), whose product MSLRLFDRDQIDVTFEETTASSTRLRKWLDGVLDDVTHMRIYNVSVIHWALLVVWLSLLLSFATVYGRLYSASALVATLCANVLLFGVSDIMAQTIQSFLSHRIDPLSRAFDTPFFISGLGDELGFTRSGDEDEEVQSDHDYTDGDEDDNLSVFNDYGSPMSNRAIANINSSADLYDAPDAPESHIFAFYRWICFMFWGFIISFFQVPWYKFLNFFYTEDPSIIQVLERVLSDQLLYSPISLYCFFMYSNYVTESGDAATFDKKIQRLFISTLGCNYLVWPMVQMINFSIVPKHLQVPFSSSVGILWNCFLSMRNASEPS is encoded by the coding sequence ATGTCGCTTCGATTGTTTGATAGAGACCAGATAGATGTGACATTTGAAGAGACTACAGCTAGTTCGACAAGATTACGAAAGTGGCTCGATGGCGTTCTAGATGATGTGACACACATGAGGATCTACAACGTGTCTGTCATACATTGGGCATTGCTTGTTGTGTGgctttctcttttgttGAGCTTTGCTACAGTATACGGGAGGTTATACAGTGCTAGTGCGTTGGTTGCTACCCTTTGCGCCAACGTGTTACTCTTCGGAGTGTCTGATATCATGGCGCAAACCATTCAAAGCTTTCTTTCACACCGAATAGATCCACTGAGTCGGGCGTTTGACACtccttttttcatttcagGGTTGGGCGATGAGCTGGGCTTCACTAGAAGTGGcgatgaagacgaagaagTACAATCTGATCATGACTATACTGATGGGGATGAGGATGACAATCTTTcagttttcaatgattaCGGTTCACCGATGTCGAATAGAGCAATTGCAAACATAAACTCGAGTGCTGACCTGTATGATGCACCGGACGCACCAGAATCGCATATTTTTGCGTTTTATCGATGGATTTGTTTTATGTTCTGGGGGTTCATTATTTCCTTCTTTCAAGTCCCATGGtacaaatttttaaacTTTTTCTACACAGAAGACCCTAGCATAATTCAGGTACTTGAAAGGGTGCTCTCGGATCAATTACTTTATTCTCCCATCTCACTTTACTGTTTCTTCATGTATTCAAATTATGTCACAGAATCTGGTGACGCTGCGAcctttgataaaaaaattcaaagactGTTCATCTCCACCTTGGGTTGCAATTACTTGGTGTGGCCCATGGTTCAAATGatcaacttttcaattgttcctAAACATCTTCAAGTGCCATTTAGTTCCTCAGTGGGGATACTTTGGAACTGTTTCTTGTCAATGAGAAATGCATCCGAGCCATCTTAG